ATTTTGCAGATATTTGACACGAAGAGAATTAGAGTTATCTCAAACACTAGACATAGGTTATACCGATGGCGTCTCATACGGACAAGCATGTAAAACGATTGGTAACGCCTGGACAGTAGATGTTATCGCTCACATATTATCAAGCATGGAGTAAATATGAAAAAATCAACGCGGAATTTTATTCCAATGCGGCAATTTAAGTATAACCCTGATCGGTTGAATGTTGACTCTTCAGGTGGAGGAACGCAGTCAAACGCTTTAATCTGTATGATGCATGCTGGAATAATCCCAAAGTCAGACATTATAGTGATGTCTGACACAGAACGCGAAGCTTCAAATGTTTTTGAGTATCAGAAAAAATATATTCAACCGCTTTGCGATGACATGGATGTTGAGTATGTAATTATTCCAAAATCAAAATATGCAACATTTGACCTGTATTCTAGTAATGGTGATGTATTGCCTGGTTATTATAGTGTTGCAAATGGTAGAAATAATAACGGTTATTGCACTGGTAAAAAGCCAGCTTTTTGTTCTGATAAGTGGAAACGAGAAGTCATTCAGCGATATCTAAACGAACGATTTGGCCAAAAATATCTTACCGAACGCGGAGTTGATATGTGGATGGGTATTAGCATTGAAGAAGCTAAAAGACGAGCAAAGGTCACAATAGGAAAGTGGCAGCGTCGATATCCACTTGTTGAAATGATGATAACCAAACAAATGTGCATTCAGTTTGTTGAAGATTATGGATTACCAACTCCCCCACCTTCATTGTGTTGGATGTGCCCGAACCGCGATGATAACCTCTGGCTTTATATGAAAGAAAATTGTCCTGATGACTTTTTGAAAGCCTGTGAGCATGAGAAGGAAATACAAAAAGAACAACCTCATCTTTATCTTACAAAATACGGAGTACCTCTCTCAGAAGCACCGCTGACTAAAATTGATGGCAAAAATTCTCAGATGGATTTAATTCAGTTCTGCGATACAGGAATGTGTTTTGTGTGAATAACTATTATCACGGAGTTAAATATGATTCACGAACTAAAAATATTACCCGAATGGTTTGGCCCTGTTAAATCAGGCGCTAAAAAATGCGAGGCTAGAGTAAACGACCGCGATTACAAAGTCGGCGATACATTGATTTTAAATGAGTGGGATTTGAACTTTACGGGCGAGAAAGTTAACGCTTTAGTTACTCACATTCTTGATGATGAGCAATACACACAACCAAACCACATAATTATGTCAATAGAGGTGATTAAGTGAAAGAGATTAAACGATATAGCCTTGAGTATGAAAATTTTCGACCAATGATTACAGGAGAAGAGCCTCAAAAACTATACGTTGGAATGATGCCTAATAACTATGGTGATTGGGTAACGTGGGGTGAACACAGAGGAAAAATAGAACAACTCCAAGCAAGAATAAAAGAGCTTGAAAGCGAGTTAAAAACAACAGCAGAATGCGTAAAAGAAATAGTAGAAAAAGACTTGCAATTACTGTGCAGTGAAATTTTATTTAGTGATGTAGTCGGTATGGGTGAGCAATATCAGCAACTATCTGACATAGTCTCTAACTATTTACGCAGACATACCAAGCATTACTCATCATCAAAAAATGTTATCAATGAGATTAAAGCTCAGGGTATTGAAGAGGCAATTAGTAAATCAATTGTAACGTATCAATTAGATTTCACACCAGACGATACTATTCGAGCGTATAAAAAATCACTTAAAGAGTACGTAAAAATATTAAGGGGCAATGATGACTAAAGTATCAAGCCAATTCTTACATGACACTATACCGCAGTCGAGAGATTGTGGTTGTGCTAGATGTCAAATGCTTGAAGTTAAAATTGAGCAGTTACAGAAACGTATGCAAGGTTGGGACAAAGCAATCAATGAAGTAAAAATTGAAGCGTTGGAAGAGTTAATAACTAAACAAACAATATCCGTTTTTGATATTGAGAAAAGAATTGAGGAGCTTAAAAGTAATGAACAAATATAGCGAAATGAGTGATTTTGAGGTTAATAAAAAAATAGCAAACCTCCTTGGGTTTAAAAATATCACAAAAAGCAGCAATCAAGAAATTTTGGTTGAATCTGTATCTTGTGGTTATGGTGGATTTAAAACCGTAATTATAGGAAAAAATTATTGCTCTTATTATCCTGATGCTTTTAATTTAATGATTGATAACAATATCAGCTTAACCGCTCTTGCATACTCAAATAAAACTGAATGGTCAGCTAGTGCATTTAACTCTACAGGAAATAAATTTATCGCTAATAGCATAAACCCCTGCCGAGCTATAGCAGAATGTTACTTACTTATGAAAGATGCGGAGAAAGATAATGGAGATTAAACTATTGCCATGCCCTTTTTGTAAAAGTACTGATTTAGCGGTTGATGATATTGACTATCGATTTAATGAGGATATTCCTGAAGAATTTGGAGATAGAATTTACTATGCCGTAGTTTGCTTTAACTGTAACGCTAGAGGTAGCGAAAAAGAAAGCGAAATACTATCAAAATTAACTTGGAATCGTGGAAGTGGCAATGGCTGATATAGCAGACGAAGCAAATGAATGTGTACAAAGAGCTATGGATAGCGCTCTAAATAATAAAATACCGGAAAATGCATCTTATTATCAATTGTGTAGATATTGCAAAGAGCCAACACCTGACGGCTATCCGTTTTGTAATGATAAGTGCTGTAATGATTTTGAAAGGTTAAATAAATATGGAGCTAATAACGCTTAAACAAGCAACTCGCATAACTTCCCTCTCTTATACATATCTATACGAAAACCGCAAAAAACTAGGATTTTTTCAACTGCTGGAAAAAGGAAAATGGTTAGCTGATAAAAAAACGCTTGAAGAAAAACTAAAAGGCGTTAATAATTCCGATCGGCTAACCTCTAAGGAGGTAATAAAATGTCAATTAAAAAACGC
The genomic region above belongs to Orbaceae bacterium lpD02 and contains:
- a CDS encoding DUF3850 domain-containing protein encodes the protein MIHELKILPEWFGPVKSGAKKCEARVNDRDYKVGDTLILNEWDLNFTGEKVNALVTHILDDEQYTQPNHIIMSIEVIK